In the Cydia amplana chromosome 14, ilCydAmpl1.1, whole genome shotgun sequence genome, one interval contains:
- the LOC134654198 gene encoding actin-binding protein WASF3, with amino-acid sequence MPLPKRCVEPVHVSRGTVPERLAVPSELEAVTNGTLANTVRQLSSLSKHAEDMFGELTREASNLAERTNVLQARIDRLAIKVTQLDSGVEEVSLQDIQMRKAFRSSRTFQQQLFSRNSMPTAMLATYARCDRPPPLERLNEFRDDGRDARKFYTDPDYFFELWRREMLQDTERIQHDRGKKVRQPRSGGGADGRGARRVRPPHSTRERQKAAAVTRGEHIMAPAQLRHYNIEPQPPPLQTQQSIRQESVYATSVTDGGYRVGMNRPPSSQAARPNSIEIENHQNRQPRLTGNGHVMVDESPYGSVEPIYGGSGAGTPRRPRPSVPPPAPPADTPNNHTPTRSTLPPPPPPPEGTASPPMMNGASPPHRTALDAHLDHMHAVIGMMSSEEVGALAPAPLPPAPPLPPSPPCATAAEARPRPPSPSALLRQASALKPPRQPAEPKEDPRSDLLKAIRDGIKLRKVDKRGDETAGRYDTLRGAPAFLDVASILARRVAVELSDTSSGADSDSDDSDQWTTESRA; translated from the exons ATGCCGCTGCCGAAGCGATGCGTGGAGCCGGTCCACGTGTCGCGCGGCACCGTGCCGGAGCGGCTCGCCGTGCCGTCCGAGCTGGAGGCAGTCACCAACGGCACACTGGCAAATACTGTGAG ACAACTGTCGTCACTATCGAAGCATGCGGAGGACATGTTCGGCGAGCTGACAAGAGAGGCGAGCAACCTCGCGGAGCGCACCAACGTGCTGCAGGCGCGGATAGACAGGCTCGCCATCAAGGTCACCCAGCTCGACTCTGGGGTTGAGGAAG TGTCCCTCCAAGACATTCAAATGCGCAAGGCCTTCCGCTCCTCGCGGACATTCCAGCAGCAACTGTTCAGCCGCAACTCGATGCCGACCGCCATGTTGGCGACGTACGCGCGCTGCGACCGCCCGCCGCCGCTCGAGCGGCTCAACGAGTTCAGGGACGACGGGAGAGACGCGAGGAAGTTCTACACGGACCCGGATTACTTCTTCGAACTGTGGAGAAGGGAAATGCTGCAGGATACAGAGCGCATTCAGCACGATCGCGGGAAGAAg GTGCGGCAGCCccgcagcggcggcggcgcggacgggcgcggcgcgcggcgcgtgaGGCCGCCACACTCCACACGAGAAAGACAAAAG GCGGCAGCGGTGACACGCGGCGAGCACATCATGGCGCCGGCGCAGCTGCGGCACTACAACATCGAGCCGCAGCCGCCGCCGCTGCAGACGCAGCAGTCCATCCGGCAAGAATCCGTCTATG CTACGAGTGTAACGGACGGCGGTTACCGAGTAGGCATGAACCGCCCGCCTTCGTCTCAGGCGGCGCGACCCAACTCCATCGAGATCGAGAACCATCAGAACCGACAGCCGAGGCTCACAGGAAACGGACACG TGATGGTGGATGAGAGCCCTTACGGGTCGGTGGAGCCCATCTACGGCGGCAGCGGCGCCGgcacgccgcgccgcccgcggcCGTCCgtgccgccgcccgcgccgcccgccgacACGCCCAACAACCACACGCCGACCAG atcgacgttgcccccgcccccgccgccgCCGGAGGGCACGGCGTCGCCGCCCATGATGAACGGCGCGTCGccgccgcaccgcaccgcgcTCGACGCGCACCTCGACCACATGCACGCCGTCATCG GCATGATGTCGTCGGAGGAGGTGGGCGCGCtggcgccggcgccgctgccgccggcgccgccgctgccgccgtcgccgccTTGCGCGACGGCGGCGGAGGCGCGGCCGCGGCCGCCGTCGCCGAGCGCGCTGCTGCGCCAGGCCTCCGCGCTCAAGCCGCCGCGCCAGCCCGCCGAGCCCAAGGAGGACCCGCGCTCCGACCTGCTCAAGGCCATCCGGGACG GCATCAAGCTGCGCAAGGTGGACAAGCGCGGCGACGAGACGGCGGGCCGCTACGACACGCTGCGCGGGGCGCCCGCCTTCCTCGACGTGGCCTCCATACTCGCGCGCCGCGTCGCCGTCGAGCTCAGCGACACCAGCTCCGGCGCAGACTCCGACTCCGACGACTCCGACCAG TGGACCACCGAGTCTCGCGCGTGA